The following proteins come from a genomic window of Neptunomonas concharum:
- a CDS encoding efflux RND transporter permease subunit, with amino-acid sequence MNNLYIYKFSVLTEQLFKHRFLFLIATTILTIFLGYRASFINADTRLERLLPASHEFIENSKKFRDDKVGGSFIRIAVANQGRNILEYDYLLKLQKLNDEVSLLKGVDTAGLKSLWAPNMLWFGITPEGFDSGPVLDNNILVDSPESMVKIRNNILNAGIVGSYVANDFKSSMISFEVLTYSPTTGERLDTHEFTDHLDHIREKYQALGLDIYVIGELQKISDLVDGFEQVAIYFFIAAFITMVLLYQYSRCLKATLVPIMCSIIAVICQLGVLNLLGFDLGVYSILVPFLIFAIAVSHGVQVINAFSHEVAKGRSNIDSAKVSFHLLHKAGLVALVSDGIGFAMLFIIDIGAIKDLAIVACMGVVVVIFANLVLLPIIMSYVGVTQQCVEHAQYKLEQKNTFLAWLGRFAEPKRAQVVLLITLAASLIGFEYSLQIKIGDLQQGAPELRSDSRYNQDNLYITSNFSTSTDILNVFVETPIGQCETFKVIELIDRLGWELQNVEGVQKVSSPATRAKISRYLGNEGNLKMMALPRDERVLSRAVSNIGLAVVSDRGNCSKHIITVELSDHKQTTLSAVVGVVRRFANTHNDNDIWIRLGDGSAAYEAATNEVIDHAQYEMLIYVYIAVAAMCLLMFGSWRATMCIVLPLVLTSILCQALMVAMGIGVKVATLPVIALGVGIGVDYGIYIFSRLQSYLKLGHSMKMSYLETLKTTGKAVSFTGITLAIGVATWIFSPIKFQADMGVLLTFMFIWNMIGALTILPALAVILYGPQEKTNK; translated from the coding sequence ATGAATAATCTATATATTTATAAGTTTTCTGTACTCACAGAGCAGCTTTTTAAACACCGATTTTTGTTTCTGATCGCAACTACTATTTTAACAATATTTTTGGGGTATAGAGCGTCTTTTATTAATGCTGATACGCGGTTAGAAAGACTCCTGCCAGCAAGCCATGAGTTTATAGAAAATTCTAAAAAATTTAGAGATGATAAAGTTGGAGGTAGTTTTATTAGGATAGCGGTGGCAAATCAGGGTAGAAATATTCTTGAGTATGATTATCTACTTAAACTCCAAAAGTTGAATGATGAAGTTTCTTTGCTAAAGGGGGTTGATACTGCGGGTTTAAAGTCACTTTGGGCTCCTAATATGCTTTGGTTTGGTATTACTCCAGAAGGGTTTGATAGCGGTCCTGTTCTTGATAATAATATTTTAGTTGATAGCCCCGAGTCTATGGTTAAAATCAGAAACAATATCCTCAATGCGGGGATTGTTGGTAGCTACGTTGCAAACGATTTTAAATCCTCTATGATTAGTTTTGAGGTGCTTACGTACAGCCCAACCACAGGCGAACGACTAGATACACATGAATTTACTGATCATTTAGACCATATTCGAGAAAAATACCAAGCCCTAGGTTTGGATATTTATGTTATTGGAGAGCTACAAAAAATATCTGATCTTGTTGATGGATTTGAACAAGTCGCTATTTATTTCTTTATAGCAGCATTTATAACCATGGTGTTGCTGTATCAATACTCTCGTTGTCTAAAAGCAACATTGGTCCCTATTATGTGCTCTATCATTGCGGTCATCTGCCAGCTTGGAGTACTTAATCTGCTTGGGTTTGATCTTGGGGTTTACTCAATCCTTGTTCCTTTTCTTATTTTTGCAATAGCCGTAAGTCATGGTGTACAAGTTATTAATGCATTTTCTCATGAAGTTGCCAAAGGACGCTCGAATATAGATTCTGCGAAAGTATCATTTCACTTATTGCATAAGGCTGGATTGGTTGCGTTAGTGAGTGATGGTATTGGCTTTGCAATGCTATTTATAATTGATATAGGTGCAATTAAAGATCTTGCTATTGTTGCATGTATGGGAGTGGTAGTTGTTATTTTTGCAAACCTTGTATTGCTGCCTATTATTATGTCTTATGTTGGAGTAACTCAGCAGTGTGTAGAGCATGCTCAATACAAACTCGAGCAGAAAAACACGTTTCTGGCATGGTTAGGGCGCTTTGCAGAACCCAAAAGGGCACAAGTTGTACTCTTGATTACGTTAGCCGCGTCTCTAATTGGGTTTGAATATAGTTTACAAATTAAGATAGGAGATTTACAACAGGGCGCCCCAGAATTACGAAGTGATTCGCGCTACAACCAAGATAATCTTTATATAACCTCTAATTTTTCCACCAGCACAGACATTCTAAATGTATTTGTTGAAACACCAATTGGACAGTGTGAGACATTTAAGGTGATTGAGTTGATAGATCGGCTCGGTTGGGAGTTGCAAAATGTTGAGGGTGTCCAAAAAGTTTCTTCACCAGCAACTCGTGCCAAAATAAGCCGGTATTTGGGCAACGAGGGTAACCTTAAAATGATGGCATTACCTCGTGATGAACGTGTGCTTAGTCGTGCTGTGTCGAATATCGGATTAGCTGTAGTTTCGGATAGAGGTAATTGCTCAAAGCATATAATCACAGTTGAATTAAGTGATCACAAACAAACTACACTATCGGCAGTAGTCGGTGTGGTTAGGCGTTTTGCAAACACTCATAATGATAATGATATTTGGATTCGTCTAGGAGACGGTAGCGCGGCGTACGAGGCAGCGACAAACGAAGTTATCGATCATGCGCAATATGAGATGCTTATTTATGTATATATTGCTGTGGCTGCAATGTGCTTACTAATGTTCGGTTCATGGCGTGCAACAATGTGTATTGTCTTGCCCCTTGTTTTAACTTCTATTCTCTGCCAAGCATTGATGGTCGCGATGGGAATTGGGGTTAAAGTAGCGACGCTGCCAGTTATTGCATTGGGAGTAGGTATAGGCGTAGATTACGGAATATATATATTCAGTCGGCTACAATCCTATCTCAAGTTAGGGCACTCAATGAAAATGTCGTATTTAGAGACACTAAAAACAACAGGAAAAGCTGTTTCTTTTACAGGTATCACTCTTGCTATTGGTGTGGCCACTTGGATTTTCTCTCCCATCAAATTTCAAGCTGATATGGGTGTGTTGCTAACTTTTATGTTTATTTGGAATATGATAGGAGCATTAACAATTCTACCTGCACTTGCGGTTATTCTATACGGTCCACAAGAAAAAACTAATAAGTAA
- a CDS encoding DUF1329 domain-containing protein — protein MCKQKVLGILVAPFLLGCSVVFAAVSPEESERLVTDLTPVGAERKGNADGSIPAWTGGLTSPLPGWPNEEFDRPNPYSQDKVVFTITSANYKNYADQLTPGTRALFEIYPDDFRMDIYPTRRTAAFPDAFYSATKNNATSAKLVDEGKGVEGAAGGIPFPIPKSGSEAIWNYLLSNPNSAVRSVTAQEAIIFNNGQRQDWTYEMMMYSPFQDLATTSKNEDVLFKTSVQYTQPARDAGEGVVVIDSVNASKAPRQAWSYDPGERRVRRAPSLKFDTPDRALNVIDDVDVYSGSPERYDWTLIGKKEMYVPYNNNRLNSPKNKIADITTTPYINPDLIRYELHRVWVVEGTVKEGQRHLYQKRIKYLDEDSWRILASERYDGSGELWRIGYSYPVVAPEIPLVSAGAYTNIDLKEGGYHVIGLPAEGIGYNFAATPPNASYFTAAALRRRGR, from the coding sequence ATGTGTAAGCAAAAAGTTTTAGGCATTTTGGTAGCTCCTTTTCTTCTAGGATGTTCAGTTGTATTTGCAGCGGTAAGCCCTGAAGAATCAGAGAGGTTGGTTACTGATTTAACTCCAGTAGGGGCAGAGAGAAAGGGAAACGCTGATGGCTCCATCCCAGCATGGACAGGTGGTTTAACAAGCCCTCTTCCAGGATGGCCTAATGAAGAGTTTGATCGTCCTAACCCATACAGCCAAGACAAGGTCGTGTTCACGATTACATCTGCTAATTACAAAAATTACGCAGATCAGTTAACTCCGGGAACAAGAGCCTTATTTGAAATTTATCCTGATGATTTTCGAATGGATATTTATCCCACACGTCGTACGGCAGCTTTTCCAGATGCCTTTTATAGTGCAACTAAAAACAATGCTACGTCAGCTAAGTTAGTGGATGAGGGCAAAGGTGTTGAAGGCGCCGCAGGTGGTATACCGTTTCCAATTCCCAAGTCTGGAAGTGAAGCAATATGGAATTACTTGTTAAGTAATCCAAACTCTGCAGTCCGAAGTGTAACCGCTCAGGAAGCGATTATCTTTAACAATGGTCAGCGTCAGGACTGGACATACGAAATGATGATGTACAGTCCCTTCCAAGATTTGGCTACAACATCTAAGAACGAAGATGTTCTGTTCAAAACATCGGTTCAGTATACACAACCAGCGCGTGATGCGGGAGAGGGGGTTGTTGTTATCGATAGTGTCAATGCATCAAAAGCACCGCGTCAAGCATGGAGCTATGATCCAGGCGAAAGACGTGTAAGAAGGGCACCTAGTTTGAAATTTGATACGCCAGATAGAGCTTTAAATGTTATTGATGATGTTGACGTCTACAGTGGCTCTCCCGAGCGTTATGACTGGACATTAATTGGCAAGAAAGAGATGTATGTGCCGTATAACAATAACCGGCTTAACTCACCTAAAAATAAAATAGCGGATATTACAACAACTCCATATATCAACCCTGACTTAATACGCTATGAATTACACCGGGTTTGGGTTGTTGAAGGCACTGTTAAGGAAGGTCAGAGGCATTTATATCAGAAGCGAATAAAATATCTTGATGAAGATAGTTGGAGAATTCTAGCCTCTGAACGCTATGATGGCAGCGGTGAACTCTGGCGTATTGGGTACTCTTATCCTGTTGTAGCTCCGGAAATTCCACTTGTTTCTGCAGGTGCATATACCAATATTGACCTGAAGGAGGGGGGGTATCATGTAATTGGCCTTCCCGCTGAAGGAATAGGATATAACTTTGCGGCCACTCCACCTAATGCGTCCTACTTTACTGCGGCTGCGCTTCGTCGTAGAGGGCGCTAA
- a CDS encoding DUF1302 domain-containing protein has protein sequence MRDIAIEQRRAVLLSVVSLGALLFSNVSHAVQLPFSSDSELTGNLDVTLGYATSIRAENKQADPNALGLNELTELRVPNAGDQFSNIYSAGLDLDMGWRNYGLIMSAAYQYDSKIMDSGAIDPLSTVLLGGNGLGSAGRWSNAAKDYAGNTFNLLDVYVYGEFNIGEKPLEIRLGKQVINWGEGLFFLDGVSTQTPLNISKLTTPGTEFKQAFVGTNTLYGQLGIGDTGALSAYYQAEWLRSEMPIAGTQYGADPLYRGNSETIVRSGAFLGLPNDISYVDSERTPDDTGQWGISYRGLIGDDYEFGVYYSRYHEKLAFFESTVDLSALNATNGGACSFTSLLCARQFWPENIDMFGASLATTIGGIAIAGEIAYRPDRPLMNLNSGIGAFGAAPGSLGVSKHDTLNLTVNTLWVGGKGFLGIDSQQVLTQFGIDYLSGNARNVTVHQSVTRDGSNNLIGSTQSADNISYGVAGQWTGTWFSVLPAVDLSLTVFLQHDIEGYSHFYGNFAEGRTQLSTTLKANFSNEWEASLGYNRFDQEESDYEDLDSYQFSINYKF, from the coding sequence ATGCGAGATATTGCCATTGAGCAACGAAGAGCTGTATTGCTCTCTGTTGTTAGTTTGGGTGCATTACTCTTTTCAAACGTATCCCACGCAGTCCAGCTCCCTTTTAGCAGTGATAGTGAGCTAACTGGGAATTTGGATGTTACGTTGGGTTATGCAACATCGATCCGTGCTGAAAATAAACAAGCTGATCCTAATGCGCTAGGTTTGAACGAACTTACTGAGCTTCGGGTGCCAAATGCTGGGGATCAATTCAGTAATATATACAGCGCTGGATTGGATCTCGATATGGGTTGGCGTAACTACGGTTTAATTATGTCAGCTGCCTATCAATATGATTCTAAGATTATGGACTCGGGGGCTATAGATCCATTGTCTACGGTGTTGCTCGGCGGCAATGGATTAGGATCGGCTGGGCGTTGGTCTAATGCGGCAAAGGATTACGCTGGAAACACGTTCAATCTATTGGATGTATATGTATACGGTGAGTTTAATATAGGAGAGAAACCTCTTGAAATTAGACTAGGGAAGCAGGTTATAAATTGGGGCGAGGGACTTTTCTTTCTTGATGGTGTTTCAACTCAAACTCCTCTCAATATTAGCAAGTTAACTACACCTGGGACTGAATTTAAGCAAGCATTTGTAGGGACTAACACGCTTTATGGGCAGCTAGGTATAGGTGATACCGGAGCACTGTCCGCTTATTATCAAGCAGAATGGCTCCGTTCAGAAATGCCAATTGCTGGTACTCAATATGGTGCTGATCCACTATATCGTGGTAATTCTGAGACTATAGTGAGGTCGGGGGCATTTCTGGGATTACCCAATGATATTAGTTATGTTGATAGTGAACGTACTCCTGACGATACGGGCCAATGGGGTATTTCATATCGCGGATTGATAGGGGATGACTATGAGTTTGGGGTTTATTATAGCCGTTATCATGAAAAACTAGCTTTCTTTGAGTCTACAGTAGATCTTTCCGCGCTAAATGCTACTAATGGTGGCGCTTGTTCATTTACTTCTTTGCTTTGTGCGCGCCAGTTCTGGCCTGAAAACATTGATATGTTTGGCGCTAGTTTAGCCACCACCATAGGCGGTATAGCGATTGCAGGAGAAATTGCGTATAGGCCTGACCGTCCTTTGATGAATTTGAATAGCGGCATTGGTGCTTTTGGTGCTGCTCCTGGGTCTTTGGGGGTAAGCAAACACGATACGCTTAATCTAACGGTAAATACTCTCTGGGTTGGAGGGAAAGGCTTTTTAGGTATTGATTCCCAACAGGTGCTTACTCAATTTGGTATCGACTATCTCAGTGGAAATGCGCGTAATGTAACAGTCCACCAATCGGTTACGCGAGACGGGTCTAATAACCTTATTGGTTCGACTCAATCGGCAGATAATATTTCCTATGGCGTTGCCGGCCAATGGACCGGCACATGGTTTTCTGTCCTTCCAGCCGTAGACCTATCACTAACGGTGTTTTTGCAACACGACATTGAAGGCTACTCTCACTTCTATGGCAACTTTGCTGAAGGCCGAACGCAGTTGTCCACAACATTGAAAGCTAATTTCAGTAATGAATGGGAAGCATCACTGGGTTACAACCGCTTTGATCAAGAAGAGTCTGATTATGAAGATTTGGATAGCTACCAGTTTTCTATCAATTACAAGTTTTAA
- a CDS encoding WD40/YVTN/BNR-like repeat-containing protein gives MYYSTFKHSINQLALKIFICSLLSCSAYAEYQDPLDIAPIPSSIAKYALLLDIVTIPTRTVCVGERGIIIYSDNRGLSWLQADVPSSTHLNAVFFPDGKTGWAVGEDQVILKTNNGGQKWIHQYDARAGESKGSLLDVWFQDIQQGYAVGAFNTLLRTSDGGHTWENWQTHIDNDDEWHLFSIGAGSKGNIYIASESGLIFRSTDHGENFQALRTSHKGSFHGLIVQGNEAGSDSILAFGVGGVLMLSEDNGENWTQIETGTQAGLSSGVWLNERRALLSAADGAVVVVDLDTKLSKLSSSETGLPLSGIELLDKELIGIVGLGGIQIISVSSLGTQRK, from the coding sequence ATGTACTATTCAACTTTCAAACACAGTATAAATCAATTAGCCCTGAAGATATTTATTTGCTCACTGCTGAGCTGTTCAGCGTATGCTGAGTATCAAGACCCGCTAGATATCGCGCCCATCCCGTCCTCTATCGCTAAATATGCCTTACTTTTGGATATCGTTACTATTCCTACACGAACAGTATGTGTTGGTGAAAGAGGTATCATCATTTATTCAGATAACCGGGGGCTATCATGGCTTCAAGCGGATGTGCCCTCTAGCACACACTTAAATGCGGTGTTCTTTCCGGATGGTAAAACAGGTTGGGCTGTTGGTGAAGATCAAGTCATTTTAAAAACCAATAATGGTGGTCAGAAGTGGATACATCAATACGATGCTAGGGCAGGTGAATCAAAGGGGTCACTGTTGGACGTTTGGTTTCAGGATATTCAGCAAGGCTATGCGGTAGGTGCCTTCAATACATTACTTCGTACTTCCGATGGCGGGCATACATGGGAAAATTGGCAAACACATATAGATAATGATGACGAATGGCATCTTTTTTCTATAGGAGCCGGCTCGAAAGGCAATATTTACATCGCATCTGAGTCCGGTTTGATTTTCAGGTCAACTGATCATGGCGAAAACTTTCAAGCACTTAGGACTTCTCATAAAGGCTCATTTCATGGACTGATTGTGCAGGGGAATGAAGCCGGTTCAGACAGCATATTAGCATTTGGTGTCGGTGGTGTGCTGATGTTGTCTGAGGATAACGGTGAAAATTGGACACAAATAGAGACAGGAACGCAGGCGGGCCTGAGTAGTGGAGTTTGGTTAAATGAAAGAAGGGCACTACTTTCTGCAGCGGATGGGGCTGTAGTAGTCGTTGATTTAGATACAAAACTGTCCAAATTGTCCTCTTCTGAAACAGGGCTTCCATTGAGTGGTATAGAGCTACTAGATAAAGAATTAATTGGGATTGTAGGCTTAGGAGGGATTCAGATTATATCGGTAAGCTCATTAGGTACGCAGAGGAAATAG
- a CDS encoding response regulator, protein MIRVLLVDDHPLVLDGINACLSSEPGIEVVGQASNGLEALELAESLSPAVVLMDVSMPVMNGLEATKEMQLRFPACRVLILSMHENREYILQLMQSGAAGYVLKDVASEELVRAIEVVNQGGTYFSSRASEALVKQFAPDNKHSYNEDRPCLTKREESVLKLLAEGGSNKDIARKLDISVRTVETHRQNIKQKLNIQTAAGLAKYAIENNIV, encoded by the coding sequence ATGATACGAGTGTTATTAGTGGATGATCACCCATTGGTATTGGACGGCATTAATGCTTGTTTATCCAGTGAACCTGGGATTGAGGTCGTAGGGCAAGCGAGTAATGGGCTAGAAGCGCTTGAACTGGCTGAAAGTTTATCCCCCGCTGTTGTACTGATGGATGTATCCATGCCGGTGATGAACGGCCTTGAAGCAACAAAAGAGATGCAGTTACGCTTTCCTGCTTGTCGTGTACTGATTTTATCCATGCATGAAAACCGTGAATATATCCTGCAACTGATGCAGTCTGGCGCAGCGGGCTATGTCCTCAAGGACGTCGCATCAGAAGAATTGGTAAGAGCGATTGAAGTGGTCAACCAAGGAGGAACCTATTTCAGCTCACGGGCATCCGAGGCGCTTGTAAAGCAGTTTGCTCCGGATAATAAACATTCATACAATGAAGATCGTCCCTGCCTGACTAAGCGAGAAGAGAGCGTGCTGAAGCTCTTAGCAGAAGGCGGCAGTAACAAAGATATCGCGCGCAAGCTGGATATCTCCGTTAGAACAGTCGAAACCCACCGTCAAAACATCAAACAAAAGCTCAATATCCAAACGGCTGCTGGCCTTGCGAAATACGCAATCGAAAACAATATCGTTTGA